AGTTAAACTTATCAACTCTGATGATAcgtataatgatccgtctcaaaaagacACTAATTAGCAGCATCCCAGCTAGGGTTGTTACCCGGCATAAGCATATCCCGGAAAAGACTTCTTCCCAACATCACCTCAGTAACCTGACCAGAAGGTTACTTATGCATACACCCACGAAGGACCACGCCGGACAACGGCTAGCCGAGAATGCCATTCAGCCCGGATAAACATACACGCTACCAGCATCACCTAGCCGGATGCAGAGGCATTAAGAAGATAAGGATTATATCAACACAAATAAGCCTGTTGGTAAACCGACAACAATTTTGCCCGGTCACGACAaacaccgtgaagaaacacttggagtaAATACGAAGCAAAACCCCTCTCGACTAATCAGGCGTTCACCCGTAATGAACTACTCGGGACCACCACATTACTGGAACTTTCACAGCTTCCCGGTTCAGTATTTCGACCCGGTACAAGGATCCCGTCCCGGGACAAGTACGTTGTCCCGGAGAAAGTGCGTTGTCCCGGAGCAAGCACTTCATCCCTAAACGAGTACTTGATCCTGGAATATACATACTAACAAGTTGCACGCCACGTCAGCccatgaatctaggaaagtttgttaggatctgctcgattattcccatgaaaggaCAGGTGCCACATCACCCTTCGGGATTgtcaaagtttgttacaaccatgaaagggacaggtgccacgtcaccattccctcataacatctataaatacgtaaaCAAGATCATTTATttcacaacactggatgcattaatgttactctgcccaaattaattatagTATCATCTCTCTGGTCGTTAATGCAATTTTGATAAAGACTCCGGTCATTATCGGAATTAATCCTCAccttaagatattaacttattcgatttcgaTTGAGTAAGGTTAATCTAAtcaattgttttacgcccttgagatccagatttcaaatcggggttcgcacaattattggagttaaagcaATCGATCCGCTCTTttccccaaatcaagcactcaaatccGAAATCTATTCATAttaaacgattttggtttgatcaaatggcgctatcTAAAGGTACGAAATTAATCACTACTCACCCTAACGAGCTGGAAGACGAAGAAGCAAGCCCAAGTAACACAGCCGACGCTAAGGTGTGCATGATTCACTCATGGGTCACTGGACAATGACGAAAATCAGGGGTGTTAGATGAATGGAAGCACGAACCAATTGTCTTCCCGTCGTTGTTCGATATTAATCCATCTTCAATTGCCAAATTGGACGAATATACACCGACACTGGTGCAGGAGCAGAGGTCATGTTTGAACACTGCTTTCTGCAGTTACCAGAGAGCATTCACTGACTAAAGAAAGTCGCGACATCACCGTTAGCAGGATTCAACAGTTCTGCAACCTGGCCAGTAGGTTCCATCACACTGGAAGTTGTACTAGGTAAACTACCTTTTCAAAGCACTGCGGACATAGAATTCTCTATCATCAAAACAGACTCACGGTACAACGTCATCCTTGGGCGTAATGCCATGCAAAAATTTGGAGCAATCACGTCCACGGTACAGGCATGCTAAAATTTCCAACTTCAGCCGGCATAGCAACCATCCGGACACAAGAGATGGAGCCAGTTGAGTGTTTGCAAATATTTAAAGGTGCAGACCACATCATAGTGTATGATGACGGCTATGTGTCACCAAATCCTAAATACCCGAAACAAAGAATCCAGATCAGAGCGACTTTGAGTGCTAACGCAAAGGACACACTTTGCAAACTCCTAGCGGCAAACATCGAAGTCTTCGCTTGGGAGCCGTCTGACATGACCTGGGTACCTCGCGAGATAGCACAACATCAGTGAAATGTGAACCCAAACGTCACACCGGTTGTCCAAAAGAAAAGAGCAATGGCGTTAAAATGAAGCAAATTCATGGATGACGAGGTACAACGCCTGGTCGATGCCAGCATAATGAAGAaagtaaaatatcagacatgggtGGCAAATCCCGTGATGGTAAAAAAGGAAGACGGCTCTTGGCGCATGTGTGTCGACTACAAAGACATTAACAAAGCATGCCCAAAGGATAACTACCCCTTGCCGAGAATCGACTGGAAAGTTGAATCCCTCTAGGGTTTCAAGTTTATGAGCTTTCTGGATGCGTACAAGGGCTACCAACAAATCCCAATGGCAGAGGCCGACGAAGAAATAAACGCATTCTTCACAAACAAAGGCATCTTTTGTTATACCAAAATGCCATTCGGATTAAAGAATGCTGGAGCAACGTACCAACAGGTAATAGACAAAGCATTCCAGGACCAAATCGGACGAAACATCGAAGCATACATAGACGACATCGTCATCAAAAGTAAAACAGAAGAACAAATGATTTTAGGTATCATCTAAACGTTCGATTCACTATGCAAAATCAATATGAAGTTAAATCCGTCAAAATGCTCTTTTGGAATGGAGGAAGGCCGTTTCTTAGGCTTCACGGTTACTCCGAGAAGAATCAAGGCTAACCCAAAGAAAATCCAAGCTTAAACGGGAAGCTAGCGGCACTAAGGAGATTCCTGTCACGGGCTGCCGACAGATCACTCCCATTCTTCCAAACATTAAAGGGTTGCTTGAGCAAGAAAGACTTCATCTGGACGGACAAAGCCGAGAAGGCCTTCCAGGATGTAAAGACATTCTTAAAAGAACTGCCCACGCTAACGGCACTAATACCGGGAGAAACCCTCACGATATACCTTGTCGCCTCCTCCGAGGCAATCAGCTTGGTACTAATTGCCGACAGAGGTAAAATTCAGATGCCGGTATACTTCGTAAGTAAAGTGTTACAGAACAGGGAAGTAAACTACCTAGTCATGGAAAAGTTAATTTACGCCTTAGTGCACACAGCAAGGcggttactgtgacgacccggaaatttccgaccaaatttaaacttaatctttatatgtttctgacatgataagcaaagtctgttaggttgagtctcaaaaattttgaactgcttcatgtatacatttacccttcgactactcttgacgattcacgaaccactatttgtaaatagatacatatatatttaaaatatatgaatttgaaatataaattaaaatattatctgacgtaattgttagaattaataatgtaaaataaaataatatataataactattatttaaaatataactatatatgtaaataatgtataatgactatatatatatatatatagttttgaatttattttgtaagcaagagtaacgctcaattgtcatttgatcgATGATAAGTaaattaaaatcaaacttatattattttaatataaattgtgattcgaaaatgagttttacaaattataaacTTATTTAagatatatttaggaaccatttgttgaattttaaaacttttcatattttacttggggttgggagtgaataattaatgtaatttctatccaatagttaatgatcgaattttataccataatgaccaaaatagataaatatagttaatgtaaagatttgggatttttccgactacttttaTCTACCACTGATTAGCAACGGAtacgaaattcagtccgtgaaaGACGACGGCTAACTCATAACACGTTTCTAATTCAATTGATATTAAATTTATtagtatattatttatttattattattaatttatattatttctttattatatattattacaatATACATAGATGATTGAGATATCTATAAGATAAAACAACCACCAATCCTTTCATTCTTTTCTTCATGCTTCTATTCGACGAATCAAGACACCAACCCCATCATACTCATTACTAGGGATTCTGTTTCCTTTCAAATCAAAATccattatttaattaataaatagatATGCATGATCAATATTATACTGTGTGAGTTTTTACATCTTTAAACTTCCACATATTTTAAAAGACTTaaactctcaatatatatttacatacaaatataaataccCAGTTAAGGATACCCATGCACCCATCGACCATTTTTTTATTCACAACCACATTCTTCAAACATAACCAAAATCAAGCCACTTCTATCACCACCTCACCCACCAACGTTAGCCACCTTCACAATAACCACCTCCCATCGTGAAGGTTACAAGAACCACCACAAACCCACTTTCTATTTATGTTTCTGTGAGCAAACAAACCGTCACCACCACACATTAGCTCACcgtatctctctctatatatatacacgTTCATATAAATCACCAACTTTTAAACCACCACCATCATAGCTAGTTTCATTTTTCTATTCGAGCCAAGTCAAAAACCACAACAATCATCACTAGCTCGATGTATATAGTTTATGCTTTCCCTCTCATTCCTACTATAACcgcaaaccaccaccaccatcaccatttttatttatttattttgttcctTGTTCCTGTTCAACGAGTAAGTCACTTCAATTGTTGCTActgtttatttttattattatttttcttttgtCAAAAGCCCCATCATCGACCATTGCTTCTGTTACGTTTATGTTTCTGTGGAAACCGAATCAAACCATCTCGACTGCCGCTACAGTAACTTATTCACTGTTATGAGAAGAAAAATCTGCCATTTTAAAACGTCCTTCTTTTACCTCCTGCTGCTACCGTGACCCAGCTACAACACCCACCTGCAGTCTGGTCGAACAACAAACCTATTTACAGATTCTGTCACGGTTTTCTGTTGGGTCTGCAGATGCACCATTGAAGGCTACAACGGGTGTGCCTGTTTCGATTTTCTAAAACGATGAACGAAGAAGAGAGTGACACGCGTTAAAAATTGTAAATAAAGAGGAAGTTTGATACAGATGAGGCGTTAATAAAATGAATATGAAGGTGAGTTATATTTGACCATGATGATgttacatgattttatgataataattagaaTGATAACTAGGataataaagaagatgatgatttgTTTATGGTAATGACTAAAATAAAGTAACAAATAAACAATCATCAAGTTGATTGAAGGATAGCGTTTTCTTTTCCCTCTTGGCCGACCATTATGACTCAAGCAAACCCCACTTGATAGTAGATGACAAAGTTGATGAAAATGATGAACGTATGGTGAGAATGATAAACGGTTTTCGTATGTGTTAAATAGTTAGAAACATGATTATTATCAGAAAGTAACAAGTGGAGAAGTGGTTTGGAAGCGTGTTTGATAATCGATAggtctgggttcgaacccaggccatggTTTTTTTTATCAACAATAAACAACTGTAAATATTGGGCTGTTTGTTGGGCTAGTTGAATTAGGCCACTACTTGTTCTTGGACTCTCGCTAATTGGGCTTGTAAGGTGAATTGGGCCAATACCAGATGTGGTTGCTGTTGGGAaaacgaatgatgatgatgtgataatcatattgataatacATGTTGAACATATGATGATGAAAACGGAAATGAGGTTAAATAGGTTTAAGTTATGTATTAAAACGGAAAAGCAAGGACATAGTAATGGTTCGGGAGTGTTAGTGTGTGAACGAGAGGTCGCTAGTTCGAGTCCGGGCATGGACAGTTTTTCTTGTTGGAGCTTTCTctagtgaggtagttattattattactcttattattatcattatcattattattattattattattattaatattattattatatgtatcattattattcttatcgttattaatgctattattattattattattattattattattatcattattattattattattattattataattataacagataaatatttttatataagagTACATTTACAACTACTATGATattacatatgattatatatatttatataaatatttacacataacaaaatattgatttttactataatattaatcatatatatacatatatataaatatataaaactgtataaatattaattattttaaaaatatatatatatatatatatatatatatatatacaaattagatACATAAGGTATATAATTTAAGCCAAATATATAAatcgttcgattacgattatatatgtgttaatattaatataaatgatataggttcgtgaatccgaggccaaccctgcattgttcaaagtcatcatatgtatttttactacaaaatacagtattgtgagtttatttgattccctttttctctttacatttttgggactgagaatacatgcgctgcttttataactgttttacgaaatagacacgagtaaatcaaaactacattatatggttgaattatcgaaatcgaatatgcccctttttattaagtctggtaatctaagaattagggaacagacaccctaattgacgcgaactctaaagatagatctatcgggcccgacaatccccatccaaagtaccggatgctttagtacttcgaaatttatatcatgtccgaaggaggatcccggaatgatggggatattcttatatgcatattgtgaatgtcggttaccaggtgttcaatccatatgaatgatatttttttctctatgcatgggacgtatgtttatgagaaatggaaatatgaaatcttgtggtctattaaaattatgaaatgattatttatgttaaactaatgaactcaccaaccttttggttgacacttgaaagcatgtttattctcaggtatgaaagaaatcttccgctgtgtatttgctcactttaaagataatacttggagtcattcatgtcatatttcaaaagacgttgcattcgagtcgtcaagttcatcaagattattattaagataattataattagatatattatgaaatggtatgaatatcGTCAATTtacgatgtaaggaagtttgtcttttcaaaacgaatgcaatgtttgaaaaatgtataatatagaggtcaagtacctcgcgatgtaaccaactattgtgaatcgtttgtaatcgatgtggactttgtccggatggattaggacgggtcctttcagttacggtggtattttcaagcacatccgattCAAGTTTTCACGGACCAACCAATCAAACACGTACTGACTAGACCAGATATTTCCGGGAGAATGGGGAAATGGGCAATAGAACTTGGCCAGCATGAAATCACCTTTCTCCCGAGACATTCACTCAACGGCCAAGTCATCGCTGACTTCCTGGTAGAGCTCCCTTCTGATATGGTCAAACAAGGTGATACTACCGTTACGAGAAGGGAAACGGACGAATTCTAGGAGTTATATACAGACGGAGCATCAAGCGAGGAAGGGGCCGACATAGGTCTACTTCTCGTTTCCCCGAACGGAAAAGAAATAACCTACGCCATCCGGCTAAAGTTCGCCGCCTCAAACAATGATGCCGAGTACGAAGCTCTAATAGCCGGATTATGCTTGGCAAAAAGCATTGATGTACATCAACTCACGGCTTATGTCGATTCGCAACTGGTAGCACGCCAGTTAAACGGCAGTTTTGAGGCAAGAGACACATCGATGCAAAAATACCTAGAGCTTACAAAGACATTAACCAAAACCTTCGCGGCATTTGAAATAAAGCAAATCCCCCGTAACCCTAACAAGAAAGCAGATGCTTTGAGCAAGTTTGCCTCTTTGCTTTACGATCACTTCACCAAAAAGGTCATGGTGGAAGTACTAGAAAGAAAGTCAACCGACGAGGATACCCTCATGGAAACAATCACAACAGAAGAAGAATGTTGGATGACACCTTTCATAAAATACCTTGTCGATGGTACCCTCCCGGAAGACAAGCTACAAGCCCGTAGAATACGAATGCGAGCACCAATATATTACTTTAAAAATGGCATCCTGTATAGAAAATCGTTCACAGAGACTTATTTAAGATGCGTTGGTCTAACGCAGGCCAAAGAGATCATACATAAAATGCACGAAGGAGCCTGCTCGTCACATTCCGACTACAGAACAATAGTCAGCAGGATCAAAAGAATGGGTTATTTTTGGCCAAACATGTACCGAGACGCATACGATCTAATCGTAAACTGTGAGGCATGTCAAATACATGCTCCCGTCAACCGATCCCCTCGCCTCAACATGGTCCCAATACACGCCACTTGGCCGTTCTACAAATGGGGAATCGACATTGTCGGTCCATTCCGAAGAGGTGTTGGAAATGTCAAGTTCCTAGTCGTTGCAATTGATTACTTTATAAAGTGGGtcgaagtgtgatgacccggaaatttccgaccaaatttaaacttaatctttaattgatttctacacgataagcaaagcctgtaatgttgagtctcgaaaattttggaactatgtttatatatgcatttgacctttgaccattttcgacgattcacgaacaattggtttgTTAtacaattactattattactagtattgtgGTTATCATTATCCATATCGTAATCAGTAGTAAGAttacaattttagttattattaatgaatacatattattattatctttatcaatattgttattattaatattattatcaatttctaattttattataattaatataattattattagtgttatgataattaatatttattataaacaaCACATTTTATTTACATTACTAATAggattattatcaatagtattacTAGAATtaagattatatattattattattagtagttccattaataatattaaaaattaaggtatatataattaatattattatgttttccttatatcattatataaatatatatacataaaaattgatACAGCTATACAAATACAGTTACATAAAATACTGTTATAAATCTATTTATATATACGTAAATATggatagttaaataaatataaatatggggAAGTAGATAACCAAGTATACGGATATATATGAGGTGTACAGATTATATATACACcggatataaaaatataaacacatTATATACAGATATGATTATAACAAGGAACGTATTCTGTTTTCCATCGGTTTCAAGCTGTAGATGAATTGTCCTCATATCTTTAAAACTACTCCATTCACGAATTAAATTCCAGATAGTTACAAAACCAGTTTTATGTCACCttctacttttatatttttttatctaaTTTGTGTCCTTCTAAATCTGATTTCCTGTCGACCTTTTGAAGATACAACAAGTAATTAAATTGTGATTGTTGAACAACTCATCATTTTCTTTCTTCCTTGTATCTACCTGTCGACCATCTCATATTAAAATAAGCGATCACATCATTAGAGAGAAATCATTCAAATTCTGTTTCATGTCGTGATCAAACTTTAACAACTCTTGTTTCTATCTCAAAAATCGATTAACAAAATGAATCCATAGTACAACCTATTGAAGAATCACTATCTGCTTTTAAATCTTCTTTGTTTTCTTTCCTTTGTCTGAGTAAAATTCTGTCAAGCACCATAATTGATAAATAAATTGATTAGTTCCAGCATTAGTAATTCATTCAACCTTCCAACTTCTTTAAACGCacttcaacaaagaacaaacgccaAAATTTTTTTAGCTATACCAGCTGCAGTTTACTTGAGCAACTCATCATTCAAGAAACCACCCCATCATCATTCTTATTTCTTGACCACCTTTTTACTTATTTATCAATCCACAGCCTATCTTCTAAACTTGCTTCTTCTTTGAAAGACACCATCTTCACCCGCCATCACCACTTCAACAATCACCACGACAACTCAATTCTAATACTATTTTTCTGTCAAACAAAAACAAGCCACAACTCTCAACACTTTTCACGCTTCTCTTCTTCTTTGTTGCTTTTCTTATTTATGAACCACGATcaacaatcacctccatctcttatCGATCACTGCAAATCATTGTTGCTGTTTCTGTGAGTGTAAAACGCGAAGAAGAATGATGGGTCAGGATTATTTAAACTAATAAAGATAAACGTT
This genomic window from Rutidosis leptorrhynchoides isolate AG116_Rl617_1_P2 chromosome 2, CSIRO_AGI_Rlap_v1, whole genome shotgun sequence contains:
- the LOC139888609 gene encoding uncharacterized protein, translated to MGKWAIELGQHEITFLPRHSLNGQVIADFLVELPSDMVKQDGASSEEGADIGLLLVSPNGKEITYAIRLKFAASNNDAEYEALIAGLCLAKSIDVHQLTAYVDSQLVARQLNGSFEARDTSMQKYLELTKTLTKTFAAFEIKQIPRNPNKKADALSKFASLLYDHFTKKVMVEVLERKSTDEDTLMETITTEEECWMTPFIKYLVDGTLPEDKLQARRIRMRAPIYYFKNGILYRKSFTETYLRCVGLTQAKEIIHKMHEGACSSHSDYRTIVSRIKRMGYFWPNMYRDAYDLIVNCEACQIHAPVNRSPRLNMVPIHATWPFYKWGIDIVGPFRRGVGNVKFLVVAIDYFIKWVEV